Proteins from a genomic interval of Musa acuminata AAA Group cultivar baxijiao chromosome BXJ1-9, Cavendish_Baxijiao_AAA, whole genome shotgun sequence:
- the LOC135594223 gene encoding B3 domain-containing protein Os11g0156000-like, translated as MSMNPISQHHPQFCSWAPPLGNPHLYRHHTYRVSQEGDQYEREHMFEKSLTPSDVGKLNRLVIPKHYAEKYLPLDGEAGERGLLLSFEDESGKPWRFRYSYWSSSQSYVLTKGWSRFVKEKGLDAGDLVSFGRLRGGVDRLCISCRRRGENERPPAACTATTGDAAVPWSPTCYTARAHAPTSHTGDQDLSMAPTHSKRLRLFGVNLDCAPAPEPETKLVLAPETESTRSGHQCLHKHIY; from the exons ATGTCCATGAACCCTATATCTCAACATCACCCACAATTTTGCTCTTGGGCGCCACCCTTGGGTAATCCCCACCTGTACCGCCATCACACGTACCGAGTGTCGCAGGAAGGAGACCAGTATGAGAGAGAGCACATGTTCGAGAAGTCCCTGACTCCAAGCGACGTAGGCAAGCTGAACAGGCTGGTCATACCAAAGCATTACGCGGAGAAGTACCTCCCCCTCGACGGCGAGGCGGGCGAGAGAGGTCTTCTTCTGAGCTTCGAGGATGAGTCGGGTAAGCCATGGCGGTTCCGCTACTCGTACTGGAGTAGTAGCCAGAGCTACGTGCTGACCAAAGGCTGGAGCCGCTTCGTCAAGGAAAAGGGGCTCGATGCCGGGGACCTTGTGAGCTTCGGGCGTCTACGGGGGGGAGTCGACCGTCTCTGCATCAGTTGCAGGCGCCGCGGTGAAAACGAGAGACCACCAGCGGCTTGCACTGCGACCACGGGCGACGCCGCCGTCCCATGGAGCCCCACATGCTACACGGCGAGGGCGCATGCTCCGACGAGCCACACAG GTGACCAAGACCTGTCGATGGCACCCACTCACTCGAAGCGTTTGAGACTGTTCGGCGTTAATCTGGACTGTGCGCCGGCGCCGGAGCCGGAGACAAAACTGGTTCTTGCTCCGGAAACAGAGTCAACTCGTTCCGGCCACCAATGCCTCCACAAGCATATCTACTAG
- the LOC135592735 gene encoding cationic amino acid transporter 7, chloroplastic-like isoform X1, which translates to MEKLQEPIATSSSSSPSPHSSSFASLGAYGRALAETHRRLGRRAASVTTTYEEMSRVRARSGADMARSLRWPDLVGFGLGGMVGAGVFVATGRAARLYAGPAIVLSYAIAGLCALLSAFCYTEFAVDMPVAGGAFSYLRVTFGEFAAFLTGANLIMEYVFSNAAVARSFTAYLGTAIGVDTAAKWRITIIGLPKGFNQIDLLAVAVIVLISMCICYSTKESSVLNMVLTAIHIAFILFIIVMGFWRGDVRNLTHPANPAESRGGFLPYGVAGVFNGAAMVYLSYIGYDAVSTMAEEVRKPARDIPIGVSGSVALVALLYCLMAVSMSMLVPYDAIDKESPFSAAFRGSDGWGWVSNVIGAGASFGILTSLLVSMLGQARYLCVIGRSSVVPAWLAQVHPKTSTPVNASAFLGAFTAVIALLTDLDVLLNLVSIGTLFVFYMVSNAVVYRRYVTVASTNPWPTISFLLAFSFVSLTITLIWRFAPAGLAKAVLLGGCTVVAVAVLQVFNSLVPRARKPEHWGVPLMPWVPAVSVFLNVFLLGSLDGPSYVRFGFFSVFAVLVYVFYSVHASFDAEQNGHLTKAAEGLSHPVGREHGGASGV; encoded by the exons ATGGAGAAGCTGCAGGAGCCGATCgccacctcttcctcttcctctccctcgCCGCACTCGTCGTCGTTCGCGAGTCTCGGAGCGTACGGTCGGGCGCTGGCGGAAACGCACCGGAGGCTCGGGCGGCGGGCCGCGTCGGTGACGACGACGTACGAGGAGATGAGCCGGGTCCGGGCCCGATCGGGGGCCGATATGGCGCGGTCCCTGCGGTGGCCGGACCTCGTCGGGTTTGGGCTCGGTGGTATGGTCGGCGCCGGCGTCTTCGTTGCCACCGGCCGCGCCGCCCGTCTCTATGCCGGCCCCGCCATCGTGCTCTCCTACGCCATTGCGGGCCTCTGCGCCCTGCTCTCCGCCTTCTGCTACACCGAGTTCGCGGTCGACATGCCCGTCGCCGGCGGGGCTTTCAGCTACCTTAGGGTCACCTTCG GGGAATTTGCGGCCTTTTTGACGGGGGCGAATCTGATAATGGAGTACGTGTTCTCCAACGCGGCCGTGGCGCGGAGCTTCACGGCCTACCTCGGCACGGCCATCGGGGTGGACACCGCCGCCAAATGGAGGATCACCATCATCGGCCTCCCTAAGGGCTTCAATCAGATCGATCTCCTCGCCGTGGCCGTCATCGTGCTCATTTCTATGTGCATATGTTACAG CACCAAGGAGAGCTCGGTCCTGAACATGGTGCTGACGGCGATCCACATCGCGTTCATCCTGTTCATCATCGTGATGGGGTTCTGGCGGGGGGACGTGCGGAACCTCACGCACCCGGCGAACCCCGCGGAGAGCCGGGGCGGGTTCCTGCCTTACGGGGTGGCCGGCGTCTTCAACGGGGCGGCCATGGTGTACCTGAGCTACATCGGTTACGACGCCGTCTCCACCATGGCGGAGGAAGTGCGAAAGCCCGCCCGTGACATCCCCATCGGCGTCTCCGGCTCCGTCGCTCTCGTTGCCCTCCTCTACTGCCTCATGGCCGTCTCCATGTCCATGCTCGTCCCCTATGACGCC ATCGACAAGGAGTCACCGTTCTCGGCTGCGTTCAGGGGATCGGACGGCTGGGGATGGGTGTCGAACGTGATCGGGGCGGGGGCGAGCTTCGGGATCCTCACGTCGCTCCTCGTCTCCATGCTGGGCCAGGCGCGCTACCTCTGCGTCATCGGACGGTCCAGCGTCGTTCCTGCCTGGCTTGCCCAGGTCCACCCCAAGACGTCCACTCCCGTCAACGCCTCCGCCTTCCTCG GAGCCTTTACGGCGGTGATCGCCCTCCTCACCGACCTCGACGTCCTCCTCAATCTCGTGTCCATAGGCACGCTTTTCGTTTTCTACATGGTGAGCAACGCGGTGGTGTACCGGCGCTACGTGACGGTGGCCTCGACCAACCCCTGGCCGACCATATCCTTCCTGCTCGCCTTCTCCTTCGTCTCGCTCACCATCACTCTGATTTGGCGATTCGCTCCTGCTGGGTTGGCCAAGGCGGTGCTGCTCGGCGGCTGCACCGTGGTGGCCGTCGCCGTGCTCCAGGTATTCAACTCCCTGGTGCCACGGGCTCGGAAGCCGGAGCACTGGGGCGTGCCACTGATGCCGTGGGTACCCGCCGTCTCCGTGTTCCTCAACGTGTTCTTGTTGGGCTCGCTCGACGGGCCGTCGTACGTGCGGTTCGGGTTCTTTTCGGTGTTCGCCGTACTCGTCTATGTCTTCTACAGCGTGCACGCCAGCTTTGACGCAGAACAAAATGGTCACCTAACAAAAGCGGCAGAGGGGCTGAGCCACCCCGTGGGAAGAGAACACGGTGGTGCTTCCGGGGTATAA
- the LOC135592735 gene encoding cationic amino acid transporter 7, chloroplastic-like isoform X2: protein MEKLQEPIATSSSSSPSPHSSSFASLGAYGRALAETHRRLGRRAASVTTTYEEMSRVRARSGADMARSLRWPDLVGFGLGGMVGAGVFVATGRAARLYAGPAIVLSYAIAGLCALLSAFCYTEFAVDMPVAGGAFSYLRVTFGEFAAFLTGANLIMEYVFSNAAVARSFTAYLGTAIGVDTAAKWRITIIGLPKGFNQIDLLAVAVIVLISMCICYSTKESSVLNMVLTAIHIAFILFIIVMGFWRGDVRNLTHPANPAESRGGFLPYGVAGVFNGAAMVYLSYIGYDAVSTMAEEVRKPARDIPIGVSGSVALVALLYCLMAVSMSMLVPYDATEEETITKWTCNSSSDRQGVTVLGCVQGIGRLGMGVERDRGGGELRDPHVAPRLHAGPGALPLRHRTVQRRSCLACPGPPQDVHSRQRLRLPRSLYGGDRPPHRPRRPPQSRVHRHAFRFLHGEQRGGVPALRDGGLDQPLADHILPARLLLRLAHHHSDLAIRSCWVGQGGAARRLHRGGRRRAPGIQLPGATGSEAGALGRATDAVGTRRLRVPQRVLVGLARRAVVRAVRVLFGVRRTRLCLLQRARQL, encoded by the exons ATGGAGAAGCTGCAGGAGCCGATCgccacctcttcctcttcctctccctcgCCGCACTCGTCGTCGTTCGCGAGTCTCGGAGCGTACGGTCGGGCGCTGGCGGAAACGCACCGGAGGCTCGGGCGGCGGGCCGCGTCGGTGACGACGACGTACGAGGAGATGAGCCGGGTCCGGGCCCGATCGGGGGCCGATATGGCGCGGTCCCTGCGGTGGCCGGACCTCGTCGGGTTTGGGCTCGGTGGTATGGTCGGCGCCGGCGTCTTCGTTGCCACCGGCCGCGCCGCCCGTCTCTATGCCGGCCCCGCCATCGTGCTCTCCTACGCCATTGCGGGCCTCTGCGCCCTGCTCTCCGCCTTCTGCTACACCGAGTTCGCGGTCGACATGCCCGTCGCCGGCGGGGCTTTCAGCTACCTTAGGGTCACCTTCG GGGAATTTGCGGCCTTTTTGACGGGGGCGAATCTGATAATGGAGTACGTGTTCTCCAACGCGGCCGTGGCGCGGAGCTTCACGGCCTACCTCGGCACGGCCATCGGGGTGGACACCGCCGCCAAATGGAGGATCACCATCATCGGCCTCCCTAAGGGCTTCAATCAGATCGATCTCCTCGCCGTGGCCGTCATCGTGCTCATTTCTATGTGCATATGTTACAG CACCAAGGAGAGCTCGGTCCTGAACATGGTGCTGACGGCGATCCACATCGCGTTCATCCTGTTCATCATCGTGATGGGGTTCTGGCGGGGGGACGTGCGGAACCTCACGCACCCGGCGAACCCCGCGGAGAGCCGGGGCGGGTTCCTGCCTTACGGGGTGGCCGGCGTCTTCAACGGGGCGGCCATGGTGTACCTGAGCTACATCGGTTACGACGCCGTCTCCACCATGGCGGAGGAAGTGCGAAAGCCCGCCCGTGACATCCCCATCGGCGTCTCCGGCTCCGTCGCTCTCGTTGCCCTCCTCTACTGCCTCATGGCCGTCTCCATGTCCATGCTCGTCCCCTATGACGCC ACCGAAGAGGAAACAATAACAAAGTGGACATGTAATTCTTCATCAGATCGACAAGGAGTCACCGTTCTCGGCTGCGTTCAGGGGATCGGACGGCTGGGGATGGGTGTCGAACGTGATCGGGGCGGGGGCGAGCTTCGGGATCCTCACGTCGCTCCTCGTCTCCATGCTGGGCCAGGCGCGCTACCTCTGCGTCATCGGACGGTCCAGCGTCGTTCCTGCCTGGCTTGCCCAGGTCCACCCCAAGACGTCCACTCCCGTCAACGCCTCCGCCTTCCTCG GAGCCTTTACGGCGGTGATCGCCCTCCTCACCGACCTCGACGTCCTCCTCAATCTCGTGTCCATAGGCACGCTTTTCGTTTTCTACATGGTGAGCAACGCGGTGGTGTACCGGCGCTACGTGACGGTGGCCTCGACCAACCCCTGGCCGACCATATCCTTCCTGCTCGCCTTCTCCTTCGTCTCGCTCACCATCACTCTGATTTGGCGATTCGCTCCTGCTGGGTTGGCCAAGGCGGTGCTGCTCGGCGGCTGCACCGTGGTGGCCGTCGCCGTGCTCCAGGTATTCAACTCCCTGGTGCCACGGGCTCGGAAGCCGGAGCACTGGGGCGTGCCACTGATGCCGTGGGTACCCGCCGTCTCCGTGTTCCTCAACGTGTTCTTGTTGGGCTCGCTCGACGGGCCGTCGTACGTGCGGTTCGGGTTCTTTTCGGTGTTCGCCGTACTCGTCTATGTCTTCTACAGCGTGCACGCCAGCTTTGA